The DNA window TTTTATAAGAATAAAATTTAATTTTGTCATTTTCTCTCTTAATAACTTGCCAATATTTTAGAGGAGTTTTATTCATTATATGTCTATCATTTGTTGCCATTAATAATTGAGAACCTGATTCTTGTGCATTTTCTATGATAAGTTTTATCAGTTTAGTTGCTCTTTCATAATCAAGCCCTTCTCCTATGTCGTCTATAACCATTAAATTGACTTTGTGTTCATATAAATTAATCAGACTGTGAGTAATCAAAGAAAATGCTCTAAACATTCCTTGAGACATCTCTAATTGGTTAATATTATTTTTAATATCTTTTTCATGTAGTGCTATTCCATATACACCATTAGCATATTTTACAAATTTTATGCTTTCAATATCATATCCAAGATATGCCATTTGTTTTAAAAGTTTTTCTTTAAACTCTTCTTTATATTCTCTTTTTTCAAGACTTATTTTTAAATTTCTTACTAGTTGTTCCGCATTTTCAAAAGAGTAATCATAAATATCTTCAAGATGTCTTTCATTTAAACCTTTAGTTTTTCCAAGTTCACTTCCAAATTTACAGTACATATTTGTTTGACACCAACTGATAATTCTGTCTAATACTTTATGATGAAGTTTATCTCTTTTAGCAAATATCGCAGGAATATTTGTATCTATAGAAAATTCTAGCATTTTATTTTCCTGTTCTGAGAAAATCTGTCCAGTACCATCATTTTTTCTAATTAAATATTCTTTATCCCCATTATATAAAATTTCTTTCAATATTTTTAAACTATTGTTTTCCATACATGAATTTAGTTCATAATAATATATTGTCCCATTATCCTCAAATTCAACTTTATATTCCCCTAGTATTTCAAATTCTTTTTCTAAATGCTGAATTATAAAGTTAAGTAAATTTACAATAGAACTTAAAGTTCTTGTTTTTCCTGCTGCATTTTTTCCAACAATCAAATTTATATCCTTTAACTCTAAATCGTTATACTCCCATTTTTTTTCTTTTTTATAACTTATTTTATTTAATTTCATTATTGCTCTCCTATCTATAACACTGCTGTCATTTAATTATATCATGTTAGATATTTATTTTATAGTTGATTAGACAAAAATAAATTTAAAGTACAAAATTAATCTAATTTTCTTAATTTATCTTCCAGTCTTTTTATAATTCCAAGATATCTTCTTTTTGGCATATATTTATTATTATATAATTTTTTATTTTCCTCTAAAGCTCTCTCATAATATTCTCTTACTTTTTTAGAATTTTTTTTCTTTTCTGCATATTCATCCCCTTTTAATTCTAATATAACAGCTACTATTAATTGTTTATTCATATTTATTTTTCCTTTTAAATATGTTATCTCTTTAGAATCAGTAGCAGTCTTCAAAGATTCTTCATAGGCTTTTAAAGAACTAAAATATTTATACTCTTCAAATTTAATATCTCCTTTATAAACTGATTTTGGTTGTTTTCTCTTTGTAGTTGTTTTTAACTTTGAAACTACTTGTTTTTTATTTTTTGCAAGTTCTTCTTCCTCATATTTTTTAATTTTTTCCATAATTTCGTTATAAATAGTATTTCTCTCGTATTGTTTATACATAGGAGCTATTTTTTTATATAAATTAATACTTTCTTCTTTGTTACTGCTTTCTTTATCAAGATATAATTTATCTGCCTGTTTTTTTATTATTTCAGCTTCTGCTAAAGAATCTGCGATTTTTAATTGATTTTCAGCTTCAATTTTCAAATTTTTATTCAATGATATATTGCTTAGAGAAGAAATAGCCTTTTCAAAATGTTCAGCAGCCTCTGTAAATTTATTGCTGTTTAAAAGTTCATTTCCACTGTTGAACAAAGTTTCTGCTTCTTTTAAAACAAAGATTTCTGCCAAAAGTTTATCCATTTCCTTAATTTTTGAATTATCTACATTTTTATATTTTTCTAAATCATTGTATAATTTTTTTACAGCTGTATAAGAATTTATTGCACCATTATAATCTTTTTCATCTATCTCTGTTTTTCCCTGCTGTAAATTAAGAGTTATTTGTTTTTCTATTGAATTTATTTGTGAGTTTATTTTTATTTTGTCATAAATTAAATGTCCTGTTCCCAATAAAACCAATACAGCTATGATAGTCAAAATTTTTTTCTTTATTGTATTTTTATTTTCCTCTATTTTTAATTTTATTTTTGTTACATTACTTTCTTGTGGTGCAGGAATTGCTAAAGGTCTGCTTGCATAAATTCCACAGATAGTATAATTTCCCAAAGATAAATAACAATTTTTCTTCATCTGTTTAACAAGATTTCCTATAAATCTTCCCGGTCTTTCAGAAGTTTCAGATATTAATTCAATATCTTCCTCATCAAGATTTTCCCAAGCTCCCTGTGTATATAATAGGATTTTATCACTTGGTCTTAACATAAATATATTAGAAACATCTATTTTTATATTTTTATCAGCTCCAAATTTTTTAGTAAAAATCTCTTTATCTTTTCTAAATCTCATTTCATTGTATAAAATATTTCCAACATCATATTGAAGATATGCTAAAGTATCATCTTTACTTTTTTTCACAAATTTATTATCTCTTAAAACACCATATCTTGCATTTCCAACACTGGCAAAAACAGCAACTGCATAATCTGTTACAAACATTGCTATAGAACAACTACTGTAATCTGCCTCTATATCAACTTCACTATCCTGCATATTTTTATATCTTTTGTGAATAGCTATCAGCATTTTCTCTATCTCTTTTTTATCAATGGTAGGGTTGGCTATAAAATTTTCAATTATAGTTTCTCCAATATATGAAGCTATTTTATTTTTGAAAACTCCTTCTCTATTACTGTCAACCACAACCCAACAACCAAAATTATCCAATTCAATATATGAAAAATATCCATTATTTTTAGGGCTGTCTCCTCTTTCTGAGACAAAAGAAGTTACAAAAACACTTTGGTATTTTCTCCCTAAAAGACTTATTTGTGTAATATTTTCATTTTCATGTTCTTTTATATTATTATCCATAATTATACTCCCTATGTAATTTTAATTAGCTTTTGTCTTACAGTTAGAATCATCTATTGTTATTATTCCACCTTCTGTGCAGCTTATTGTACTTACATTCAATAAAAGATTATTTCCTTTATAAGTATTATTAGGGCTTACTCCCTCCCACGAACTTAAGTTTATATAATTTATACAAGGTTTTTTATTATGACACTTGCATCCTCCAAATCCTCCTATATTACTGATTGGATTTTTATCTGCAGAGGTGGCTATTAAATTTCCATTATCTGTAAAAGAAAAATGAGAGGTTACCATTAGCTTTTTAGGATCTGTTCCACAAGAGCAATTTAAAGTTGCTCCAGAACAAACTTTTGTTGTGCTAATGCTACTTACATCCACTTTATCTAAAAAGTAAAGAGGAATACTAGATAACCCAACTTTAATTTTATCTAAATTTGAATAAGCAAATCCCATTTTATATGGAGCAAATTCTTTCTTTTCATCATCAAAAATTCCTATAACTAATTCTCCTTTTTCCTTAACATATTTATCCTCTTTTATAAAATAGTATTTTTCAATAGATTTTGGATTTTCTCTTAATTTTTTCATTACACTTTCATAATGTTCAGGTAAGGCAATATTCTTTCCTCTTTCTTCAACAATTTTAAAAAGAGATGCATTCAAGGTTTCTCTATCTTCAGGTGTTGATAGCCCAAAAGTTATTAAAGAATAATCTTCATTTTCAATCTTTTCATTAATATTTTTTTCTTTAAAATCTTCATTGGCATTAACACAGCTTCTTAAAAGACTTGCAGTATATTCATCACTTATTTTTTCTTTTATTGCTGCATCTTCTTCTGAATTTTCTTCTTTTTTAACTTCAGGATTATTTTCTTTAGAGCTCAGATAAGGAGCATATAATTCTTCTATTCTTTTCATTTTTTCTGTTAGAATAATTTTTTCCTCTAAAAAGACATCAGGTAATTTCTCTAACTTTTTAGGTAAATTATTTTCAAAATAATAACCACAATTTTCTTTTTTTATATAAGCTAATTGAAGATTTTTAAATAATTTTAGCAACATACAAAAAGCTGGACCAATAGTTCCTCTCTCATCTGTTAATATGTTTGACGTTGTAAATTCCTCCATATTATAATGACCCGGATTTATTATGTTCTCCTCTACTTTTTTTATTGTATTATTTTTATTTAGATATATTTTTAAAATATTCCCAATATTACTTCTATTTAATTCTAATACATCATTTTTAATCGAAAATAATTTGTAATTGCATAAATGTTCTAACAGAGTTAAATGAAGGTACAATTCTAAAGGAATATTTTTAAATTCTTGTGATTTACCAAAATAGTCTATATAATTATAACTATATTTTTTTGAAGTATTAAAAATCTCATCTGTTATTTCATTTAGGTTATCTTTACTTTTTATAAGCTCATTTTTATATAAAATATTTAAAATAATTTTTTTATTTTCAAAAATATCTTCATTTTTATAAAAAGTATTTGCTAACCTAAATAGGTTGTAGAAAATAGTTCCTATAGTTGAAAGAACAGCAATAAGAGGATTACCTATTAAAACTACTACAGCAACACCTGAAACATATCCAAGACAAGAAGATATTAAATTTGATACTATATCATCTGCTTCTATGTTTTTAGTATAGTGCGTCATATTTTCTATAGTTGTTTCTAAGTCTTGGAATGAAAACTTATAAATGCTTGATATATTGGTAGGTTGATTTAAGTAAAAGCCTTTACTTTCTTCTCCATATAATAGTCCATATATTGTTGCTAATTTTCCAGCTGTTCCTACTCCAGCAAATATTATTTTATAGTTTGGATTTTTCATTTTTATATCATTATAAATTTGCTCAAGTGCAAACATTTCTTTAGAAAGTATTCCTTTATTTAAATTATTTTCTAACTCATTTAATTCAGTTTTATTTTCAAAAGCTATAACAATTATTGATTTTTCTTTATTTCTGCATATTACAATTTTCAACTCCTCATCTACTAAACTTACTTTTATTTTAAATTCTCCACTATAAGAATTTTTATCAGTTATAGAGTTTTCAAAAAAGTTTGCTATATTCCCTAAATGCTCAGCATAATTAACATCTAAAAAATCTAACTTTTCAGAAATTTTTGAAACTCCTTTTTTCGCTATTTCCCCAACTATTTCTCCAGTAATTTCATTTTGAGAGAGTTCTTTTATTCCTTTAAATATATTTCTATTAATTTTTTCTTTTTCTACCTCTTCTCTTGTTGGAATAATCTTCTTTGTCTCATCAAATTTAAAAACTCCTTCCTTCTTTAATTTTTCTTCTTTTAATTCTAAAGTTTTTTTTCCTATAGAATAGTCATCTCCTGCAAAAATAACTTCCCATTCATTCAAAAAAGCACCTACATTATTTTTTTTATCACTATCTTCACATAAAGAATCATAATATTCCATTACTATAGGAGCTTTATCTATTAATTCTTTTTTTGAATTATATATACATATTCGCTTTTTATTATTTGTTATTCTGAAAAAACTTCCTATATCTTGGTCATAGCATTCTGCTTCTATTTTATCTTTTAATATTTCTTTTTCTGTATCAGCTTTTATTTTACTATCTTTTATACTTGCTTCATCAATGATATAAAAGTGTATTCCTGTAAAAAGTTCAGGAAAATTATATTTTTTTCTTAACTCATCTCTCTTATTATAGCCATTTAATTCCTTTTCTAAGAGTGAATAGATTGTATGATTTGACAGAATATTTCCTTCGTCGTCTATTTCTTTGGCAATATCAGCAAATTCCATTTTTAAGTTAGAAAGGTTGCATATAGCAAGTAACTCTTTATCTGTTATTTCCATAAAAACCTCCTATTTCCTAATATAGTTCACTCCAAAATTTAACATCTTCAACTTTTTCATAATTTATTTTCTCTCTATGAGTTAAACCTTGACTTTCTATATATTTTGGAGAATATATTTTCATTCCTAACAACTTATTATAGACAAATATTTCGTCATTTCTATTTCCAACTCCATAAATATCACTCTTTATATAGCTATTAAGAATCTTATCTTTTTCCTCTTTAGTTAGTTTTTTCATACTTTCATCAGTTTGTTTCATAAGTCTTTTTCTTTCCTTAATAAACTCTTTATCATCATCCATTATATTTCTTGCTACTAAAATTGCTTTTCTCAAATCTTCATTTGTTCTAAATTCTTCACTTAAAACTCTCTCGTCCCAAATTACAATTCCTAAATCCACATATTCAAAAGTTCCTGTCTCTTTCATAAATTGCACAAATTCGTAAATCTGTTTCCTATACCATTCTCTATCCTCATCGCTTTCTACTCGCCCAAATATATAGATTCCTCCTGATATTGGGAAAAAGTTTCCTTTTGGGTCTTTTTTATAAAATTCTCTACGCCTTGCCATTTCTTCTTGAAAATCTATCTTTTCATAATATCCTTCCACATTTAAAATAGGAAGAACATTTTTACCAAATAATTCTTTTAACTTTGGAAGATAAAATTTATTTGCTGATTCATTAAGAAGTACTCCACCATAGGTATCTCCACCTTTACCATCTTCTACAAAACCTTTTGCCCAATAATATTTATCATATTCTCTTGTTGTTCCTACAAGTTCTTTTGGATATATTTCTGCTTCAAACCATTTACTTCTTCCATCACTTCTTTCTCCACTGTATGCAATTACAAATTCTTTGTTATATCTATTTTTTAAATGTTTTTGTAATATGTCTTCGGGTTTTTCTGAAAGTTTAATAATTATTAAAAATACCAAAAATATACTTACTAATATCATTGAAAATATCTTAATTTTTTTCATATTTTCACCTCATATATTAAATTTATTTAAGCTCGTAGTTTTTTCCCATTACTATTGTATAATTTAAAAAATCAGAAAAATCTTTATTTAAATATTCTGCTAGGATATTTTGAGCTTTTTCATTTTCAACATTATCTTCACTTTGGATTGGAATAAATTTGAAGTAATGACATAATTCATTAAGTTCTATGTATGTACTATTTTTATGCAAAAAACTTAAATCGACTATTTTTTCTTCATCTTCATTATTCTTATTATTTTTATACAATTTTTTCATATTAGCTGTATAATCAAAAAAATTAAAAAATTTTTTTACTATTTTTTTACTCATTTTTTAACTCCAATAATTCAAAAGTTGCTATTTTTTTCATAACTTTAGGGCAATTTATTGTAATTACAGCTTTAAAACTTTTAATAAAATTATTCTCTAATACATAATTACCCTCTATTCCAAGTTCTAAAGAGAAAGGAGTTCCCGGTGCAATATTATATTCTTTTTTTATAATTTGTCTTAAAGGAGTTATATCAAATGTTTTAGCTTCTTTTCCAACAAATCTTAATATACCTTTATTATTTTTTTCTTCTTCAAAATTAAAAGAAAGGTCAAAATTTAATTCTGAATCAAATATCAAATTATATAATTTTAAATTTTTACAGTTACTCTTACTCAAATCTTTAAAATCTAATAAAAATAAAAATGGCATTATATTATAATTTTTTAAAAGAGTTGTTAAAAATTCTTCATTCTCATAAAATTTAGCATTATCTAATATTAAATCAACTATTGTTGGAATATCAATATTGAGAATAGCCTCTTTTTTTAAAATTTTCCATCCTTTTATAATTTTATCAATATTATAAATACTAGAATCTTCTTTATTTATCTGAATAACTTTAAAATTATTGTTAATTTTTATAAAAAAGTTTTCTATCCTATCTGCTCTTTCTTCATCTAGTTTAAAAGCAACTTCAAAATATTTATCTTTATCTTCTATATCAATTTCTGTTATATTTTCATATTCTTTAGTTTGCTCTTCTTTATCAATAGTTTCTACTTTAAAAATATATTTATAGTTCATAATAACTCCTAACTTTTATCTACTATTTTTTGAGCATTTTTTATATAATTTACTGTTTTTATTATTATATCTTGAGATTTTTGTACACTCTTTGATGTAGTTACCTCCAAATCAGTTATTCTGCTTACTTTTTTATCAGAAACTACTTCTAAATTCGTTTCTGATGTAACTTGTAATTTGTCTGAAGATATTGCCATATTTTTATCAGATTTCATTAGATATTCATTTTTAGAATAAATTAAAATTCTATCCTCTGATTTTAAATTTAATTCCTCTTTTGTTTTCATATCAATAAGTTTCTCTGCATAAATATTAAATTTTTCATAGTTCAATCTGAAATCAAAATAAGCTGGGTCTTTACTTTCAATAGGAGTAGTATAATTCCTTATATTTGGATTACTAAATCTTCCATTTCCCGGATTATTTACTGCCCATAATACATAACCATACTCTTCTTCATCCATAGGGAAATAAACTGCTACCACATCATTTGTTTCAGGAGTACAAAAGTATCCTGTATTACTTTGTGAATATGGTGTTGTATATGGAAAAATATATCTTCCATTTTTATCATCAGGATAACTTTTCAAATTTTCATTAGTTCTTGATTTTACAGAAGCATATTTTGCTAAACCTAGGCTTAAATTTACTTCCATTACTGCTATTTTATCCCTTTCAAACACTTTTTCAACATTAGCTTCTAATACACAGCCAGCTATATTTTTATTAGAAATATATGGGTAGACATACTCTCTTTGCTGCAATTCATATTTTCCTAAAAATTTTCCATTAATATATTCTATTTCAGAAATAGTAACATTTCCCTCTGATTTAATTTCAGATCCTTCTATTTGAACTACATCGCCTAAACTATAACTTTGTTCACTTTCTATTACATATCCTAGAGGCTGATTTCTATCTCTTATATATCCTATTTTTCCATATTCTCCATCATATTTTTTCTTTCTTGCACTTGTATCTACAAATCCTAAAGAAATGCTTCCATTTGCTAAACAAAATACTCCTATGCCAATCCTTGATAATACTCTTACCAAAAATTCCCAGTCAGTTTCTTTAAATTGAATTAATGGAGCTTTTATCTCTTCACCAAATCTTTTTCCTTTTATATGATATGAAATATTTGGATAATCACTGAAAATCTGTTCTATAACCTTTTGATAAGTTAAAGTTGTTTTTTGAAAAGCTCTATATTTTTTTACTCTGTCCATTTTCTCACTTACAGAAACTGCATGTATTTTTAAAAAATGTCTGTTTTTTCCTATGTTATAAAGTGAAGAACTAATTACATGACCTGTTAAAAATATAATATCTTCTTCTTTTTCTTCAAAAGTTGTTGTCATAGCAATAATAAGTTCTGCATCAACTGTTCTATTAAAATGAATATAACTATTTAATTCTTCTACTAAAATTTCTAGTTCTATATCTGCTGTTGTATGTTGATTTGCTTCTGACTTTATATAAAAACTTTGTAGATTATACTCAACATTTGGAATTATTCTGTCTCCTGCTTTAATAACAAGATCTTTTATTTCATAATTTTGATATGATATACTCATTTTACACTCTCCTATTCATTTTTTTTGAAAAACTCTCCTATTTTTTCATTTAAAATAAATTTTTGATATAGCAAAAGTTCAAATTGTCCTACTCCTTCTTCTGAAGAGGCTGTTACACTTAACTTTTTTACAAATACTGAAGGAACTATTAAAAAAACTGGAGATTCTTCTTCAAAAATTGTTTCTATTATCATTTTATGATAGCAATTTTTAGAATCATTACTCCATCTTACAATCTTCCTAATATTTTCTCTATTATATTCATATATCTTTTCTTTTAAATTCTTTTCTGTATCATCTATATCTAAATTAGAATAAATATTTTTCAATACTTCTCTTGTCATATCAGGAAAATAACTTTCTCCTTTTTTTTCTGACATTGATAAAATATCAGATTTCTTTGCCTGTTCATCTGTCAGACCTGTAAAAATTTTTCCCTTTATTTTAAAGCTTCTATGATGATTGTTTCTTCCTATATAGTATTTTTCTATCTCTATAATTTCATCTGAAGATAAAGCAATATTAATATCAGATATATATACTCTTACTTTCATCAGAATTACCTCCTAAATTTATTTAATCTCCATATTTTCTTTTATTATTGGATTTTTTCTTAATACAAGAGTATAATGTCCATATCCTTTTTCTATGTTTAAAACTTCTCTATAACTATAAATATACATTTTCTCTAAATAAATAATTAAAGCATCCCCTTCTGTAGGTGTTATTTCCCAAATGATATCTCTATAATCTTTTTTAGTATCAAACTGTCTATCATATTCCCAATCTATTATTCTATGTATATTATCTCTATTTAGATGAAGTATATTTTCTGCCATTATTTTCTCTTCATCTTTCAAGTCCAATTTATCTCCAAATTTATTGTTTATATATTCTTTAAGTTCTTGACTTAGATATCTTTCTTCATTATCTTTCTGTAATTCTAAATTAGAATAATTAAAAATTTTCCCTTCTATAATGATTTCAGGTTCAGCTTCATATCTTGTTGTATTTTCTTTATTTTCGTTATAATATTCATTATATAATTCTTTTATTGGTTCTCTATTTAAAGAATTATATGATAATGTATTTACTTCAACTTTTAAAATTTCTGATTTTGATAATAAAATATGATTTCCCTTTGATAAATCATTTGACTTAATAATTACAATATTTTTCATACTTTTCCTCCTGATATCTTGCTTTAAAAAATAGCTAT is part of the Fusobacterium sp. SYSU M8D902 genome and encodes:
- a CDS encoding AAA family ATPase; amino-acid sequence: MKLNKISYKKEKKWEYNDLELKDINLIVGKNAAGKTRTLSSIVNLLNFIIQHLEKEFEILGEYKVEFEDNGTIYYYELNSCMENNSLKILKEILYNGDKEYLIRKNDGTGQIFSEQENKMLEFSIDTNIPAIFAKRDKLHHKVLDRIISWCQTNMYCKFGSELGKTKGLNERHLEDIYDYSFENAEQLVRNLKISLEKREYKEEFKEKLLKQMAYLGYDIESIKFVKYANGVYGIALHEKDIKNNINQLEMSQGMFRAFSLITHSLINLYEHKVNLMVIDDIGEGLDYERATKLIKLIIENAQESGSQLLMATNDRHIMNKTPLKYWQVIKRENDKIKFYSYKNNKEIFDEFEFTGLSNFDFFSTEFYAENDK
- a CDS encoding DUF4280 domain-containing protein; its protein translation is MEITDKELLAICNLSNLKMEFADIAKEIDDEGNILSNHTIYSLLEKELNGYNKRDELRKKYNFPELFTGIHFYIIDEASIKDSKIKADTEKEILKDKIEAECYDQDIGSFFRITNNKKRICIYNSKKELIDKAPIVMEYYDSLCEDSDKKNNVGAFLNEWEVIFAGDDYSIGKKTLELKEEKLKKEGVFKFDETKKIIPTREEVEKEKINRNIFKGIKELSQNEITGEIVGEIAKKGVSKISEKLDFLDVNYAEHLGNIANFFENSITDKNSYSGEFKIKVSLVDEELKIVICRNKEKSIIVIAFENKTELNELENNLNKGILSKEMFALEQIYNDIKMKNPNYKIIFAGVGTAGKLATIYGLLYGEESKGFYLNQPTNISSIYKFSFQDLETTIENMTHYTKNIEADDIVSNLISSCLGYVSGVAVVVLIGNPLIAVLSTIGTIFYNLFRLANTFYKNEDIFENKKIILNILYKNELIKSKDNLNEITDEIFNTSKKYSYNYIDYFGKSQEFKNIPLELYLHLTLLEHLCNYKLFSIKNDVLELNRSNIGNILKIYLNKNNTIKKVEENIINPGHYNMEEFTTSNILTDERGTIGPAFCMLLKLFKNLQLAYIKKENCGYYFENNLPKKLEKLPDVFLEEKIILTEKMKRIEELYAPYLSSKENNPEVKKEENSEEDAAIKEKISDEYTASLLRSCVNANEDFKEKNINEKIENEDYSLITFGLSTPEDRETLNASLFKIVEERGKNIALPEHYESVMKKLRENPKSIEKYYFIKEDKYVKEKGELVIGIFDDEKKEFAPYKMGFAYSNLDKIKVGLSSIPLYFLDKVDVSSISTTKVCSGATLNCSCGTDPKKLMVTSHFSFTDNGNLIATSADKNPISNIGGFGGCKCHNKKPCINYINLSSWEGVSPNNTYKGNNLLLNVSTISCTEGGIITIDDSNCKTKAN
- a CDS encoding PP2C family serine/threonine-protein phosphatase, encoding MDNNIKEHENENITQISLLGRKYQSVFVTSFVSERGDSPKNNGYFSYIELDNFGCWVVVDSNREGVFKNKIASYIGETIIENFIANPTIDKKEIEKMLIAIHKRYKNMQDSEVDIEADYSSCSIAMFVTDYAVAVFASVGNARYGVLRDNKFVKKSKDDTLAYLQYDVGNILYNEMRFRKDKEIFTKKFGADKNIKIDVSNIFMLRPSDKILLYTQGAWENLDEEDIELISETSERPGRFIGNLVKQMKKNCYLSLGNYTICGIYASRPLAIPAPQESNVTKIKLKIEENKNTIKKKILTIIAVLVLLGTGHLIYDKIKINSQINSIEKQITLNLQQGKTEIDEKDYNGAINSYTAVKKLYNDLEKYKNVDNSKIKEMDKLLAEIFVLKEAETLFNSGNELLNSNKFTEAAEHFEKAISSLSNISLNKNLKIEAENQLKIADSLAEAEIIKKQADKLYLDKESSNKEESINLYKKIAPMYKQYERNTIYNEIMEKIKKYEEEELAKNKKQVVSKLKTTTKRKQPKSVYKGDIKFEEYKYFSSLKAYEESLKTATDSKEITYLKGKINMNKQLIVAVILELKGDEYAEKKKNSKKVREYYERALEENKKLYNNKYMPKRRYLGIIKRLEDKLRKLD